TCTCAGCCTGGCTAAACTCCGCCACCCTCTCTACGCGAAAGCCCCCGAAGGCCTGTCGAAAGGCCTCCCGCTTGCGCAGAATGGTTATCCAGCTCAGACCTGCCTGCATGCAGTCCAGGGTGAGGTGCTCGAACAGCTCCTGGTCATCATGGACGGGCGTGCCCCATTCCTCATCGTGATACTTGCGCAGTAGGTCGTCATACCTCCAAGGGCAGCGTTCGACGTCAGCCATCGCCACCTCATCATATGAGAGCATGATATCCCTTGCGGCCGCTAGCTATGTTACCCCTATCGATAATGAGAAATTTCGTCTCTTGAGATAGCAAGATTGAACGTCTGGATTTATAATAATCACTCGTATCAAAATTGATTCTCAACTCTGATATCTTAAATATTAAGCACGCGGCTCAATGCTATAAGCGAGGGATTCCAAGATGCAAGCTTTGGAAACTTCAAGTCTGCTGACCGAGGAATACTCCATCAAGGTACTGGTGGCGACCATGGGACTCCCCAAGAGCGTCAACGAGCTGAGTGAGAAGCTGGGGATACCCATAGCGGCGTGCTACCGGAGGATCCGCTCGTTGGAAAAGGCGGGACTTCTATATTGCGTGGACCGGGGGCTGACGCAGAAGGGCAAGCGCGTGAGCCTCTATAAGGCGAAGATCAAGAATGGCATGATACTGCTGGAGAAGAACAAGGTGCGGGTCAAGCTGGATATGATCGATGGCAGCGTGGAGAGCTACGATTACGATGCCTTGACCTCTTCACCCTCGAAAGAAAGCGAGAAGCCGATAGGAACCAGGTGCGATTGAAGGAACAGGGCGCGCTCGCGGGAAAGCTTTCCTCCTATCTCCCTAAACCTTCCCCCCCCCCCCTCTTCCGTCGGGCCGCGCCCCTTAATTTCTTGAATCTGTTTGCCTAATCCAGTCTTTTGGTTTCTATTAGTTGATTTTAAGTATGCATTGGTCATTGCGTCTCCTGTTGTCAAGGTGAGATATTGACGCTGCGATTGGCCGTGCCGAATAAGGGAAGGCTGAGCGAACGCTCGGTGCAGATTCTGAGGCAGGCAGGCCTGGAGATCGAGGACTCGGAGGAACGGAAGCTCTTCGCCAACGTCAAGGCGCGAGACGTGGCGGTGATGTTTGTGCGCGCCTCTGACATCGTGAGCTTCGTGGCCAAGGGAGCGGTGGATGTGGGGATCACAGGCAAGGACCTTGTACTCGAAGCTGGATTGGATGTCAAGACCGTGTATGACCTCAACTTTGGGCATTGTAGGCTCTCCGTCGCCGCACCTGAATCCTCAGGGATAGAAAAAGTGGAGGACATAAAGGACGGCTCGGTGGTCGCCACCTCCTTCCCTAGCATGACGCGCAAATACTTTGAGAAGCAAGGGAAGAAGGTGGAGATAACCACCATATCGGGTGCAGCGGAGGTAACTCCTCACATTGGAGTGGCCGACCTCATCGTGGACCTGGTATCCTCGGGCTCGACCCTGAAGGTCAATCACTTGAAGGAGGTGGCGGTGATCGCGCGCTCCAACGCCGTGGTCATAGTCAACCCGGAATCTTACCAGAGGAAGAGGGATGAGATCGAGGAGCTGGTCTCGGCCATAGAGAGCGTGGAGAACGCGGCCAACAAGAAGTACCTCATGGCGGACGTGCCGGTGAAATCATTGGAAGCGGTGCGCAAGTACTTCCCTGGGATAGCGGGCCCCACGGTGATGAACATCGCCGGGCGGGATGATGTGGTGGCGGTGCACGTGGTCATAGACAAGGACAAGGCCTATGAGGCTATCACCCGACTGAAAAGGCTAGGGGCTACAGGAATACTCATCGTCCCTATAGATCGCATGGTCCCCTGAGGTGATCCGCTGAGAGAGGAATGGCAGAGGTCTACGGTGCGTGACATACCGCTTTACTACAATCCCAAGGTCTCCGGGCTGCGCATGGACACTTCCACCAATCCCTTAGGCGCCAACCCTGCGGCCAGGGAAGCGCTGCGCGAATGCATGGAGATGGACCTGAATCAATACCCTTCGCCCTATTCCGACGCCCTGAGGTCGGCTTTGGGGGAGCTTTACCATCTCCCGCCTGAGGACTTCGTGGTGGGCAATGGCTCGGATGAGGCCCTGGACATAATATTCAAGAGCTTTGTGGAGCCAGGAGAGAGCGTGGTGCTCCCCTACCCTGGCTATTCCTTACATTCATTCTTCGTCAAGGTGAACGCGGGCAGACCTGTATTCATTGATCTAACAGAGGACTTCCAATTGGATGTGGATGCTCTGAACCGCGCGGGAGGCAAAGTGCTGTTGCTCTGCAACCCTAACAATCCCACTTCGAACACCTTCCGCAATGATGACATAGAAGCTCTCATCGAGAGCGTGCCGGAGAGGATAGTGGTGGTGGATGAAGCCTATGGTGAATTCGCCGGCAAATCCTTCATACCTCGAGTGGAGGATTACGAGAACGTCATAGTCACCCGCACCTTCTCCAAGGCATATGCCTTGGCGGGCATGCGCATAGGATACGCCGTTTCCAACCCCGAGTTGGCGGGAGTGATGCAGCGAGTCAAGATACCTTATTCCTTGAATCGCGTCTCCGAGGCCGTGGCCATCAAGGCATTGAAGGACCAGGATTTCCTGAGGCGCAGCGTGGAGGTGGTGAACCAAGGGAGAAGGCAGCTGGAACATGGATTGACCGCTCTCGGCTTCCACGCCTTCCCCAGTGAGGCCAATTTCATCCTCTTCCGAGGGGATGTCGACCACCGGGAGCTGGTGGAATCGCTAGCCAGGAAAGGCGTCATGATCCGCGACTTCGGGGACAGGAGGAGATTGGAAAACTGCGTGCGCACCACCATCGGCACCGCATGGATGAACGATCTGCTGCTCAGCAAGCTGGAGGAGGTGTTGCGCGAATGCCAGTGAGCATGGCCATTGCCGACTACGGGGTGGGGAATCTGCATTCCATACGCAAGGCCTTGGAGATATGCGGGGCCAAGCCCTACATCGTTAGAGACATGGAGGAGCTGCTAGGAGCGGAGTGCATCGTGCTCCCAGGGGTGGGAGCGTTCGACAAGGCCATGGAGCGCCTGCTTCCGGTGAGAGATAGGCTTCTGGAGAGGCTGGAGGACGCCACCCCTTGCCTGGGCATCTGCATAGGCATGCAGATCCTGTTCGAGTCCAGCCAAGAGGGGGGCTCGCCTGGATTGGGATTCTATAAGGGAAAGGTGGTCAGGCTCAAGGCGGAGCGGGTGCCGCACATGGGATGGAACTCGGTGCGGAGCGAGGACCGCATAATGGATGGCATCCCCTCTCCCTACTTCTACTTCGCGCATTCATATCACGGCATGCCTAGTGAGGACATTACCATAGGAAGCACGGACTACTTCGGCCAGGTGCCTACCCTATTCCTTAAGGGTAACACCTATGGTACGCAGTTCCACCCCGAAAAGTCCTCCCTCTCAGGCATGAGGTTCTTGCGCAACTTCGTTGATTTCGCGGAGGCTTGCCTATGATGGTGCTTCCCGCGGTTGATATATTAGAGGGGAGGGTGGTCCAGCTGGTGGGAGGCAAGCCCGGCACGGAGCAGATCGTGCTGCCCGATCCAGTGGAGGTGGCCCTGGATTGGGAAAGGAAGGGCGCGCCCATGATCCATGTGATAGACCTAGATGGCGCATTCGGCAAGGGTGGCAATCCCCATATCATAAGAAAGATGCTTCAGTCCCTGAGGATACCGATGCAGATCGGAGGGGGAGTGCGCTCCACCGCCATCGTGGACCAGTACCTCGAATGGGGAGCGGCCAGAGTGATAGTGGGGACCAGGGCCATCTCGGACCCCAATTGGCTGCGGGAGATCGCCCAACGCCACCCAGGGAAGATCGTGCTAGCTTTGGACGTGGCCAAAGGGCAGTTGCAGGTCAAGGGATGGCAGGAATCCGCGCGAATCGCCCTGGAGCAGATATTCGAGCTTATTCGCCCGCTTCCTCTGGCAGCGGTGCTGCACACCGATGTGGACGTGGAGGGGAGGGCACAAGGAATAAATGCCAAGGAGGTGCGTAGCTTCGTGGAGCGCTGCCCGCACAAGGTGATCGCCTCGGGGGGCATAAAGGACCTGGATGACATCAAGGCTTTGGAGTCTCTGGGAGTGGGGGCGGCCGTGGCCGGCATCGCTCTCTATACCAAGCGGATCGATCCCGCGGATATCTGGAGGAGAGGAAGATGAAGCGCGAGTCCATTGTGGAGCGCAAGACCAGGGAAACCGAGATAAGAATCGAGCTCAACATAGATGGGAAGGGCAAGGCCGAGGTAGAGCTAGAGGACCAGTTCCTACGCCACATGCTGGAGTCCCTGGCCAAGTACGCCTCTTGGGATCTTAGGGTGAAAGGGAAGGGGGACAACGAGCATCATCTCCTGGAGGATGTGGCCATAGTATTGGGCATGGCCCTGAAGGAGTCCATAGGAGAAGGACCGATAGAGCGCATAGCCTCGGCTACCGTCCCCATGGATGACGCTTTGATCACCGTGGCCTTGGATCTGATCGACAGACCCTATGTGGATATCGAATGCCCCAATGCCTTATACCATCATTTCCTGCGCTCATTGGCCATGTCCTCGGGGATGACCTTGCACGTGGTCAGGATACGGGGGTTCGACGAGCACCACCTGGTAGAGGCGAGCGTGAAGGCCCTAGGCTTGGCGCTGAGGAGCGCATTGAGGCCCAGGGATCGCTTGCTTTCCACCAAATCCCAGCCCAAAGTGAGGAGGAGCTGATGCTGACCAAGCGCATCATACCCTGTTTGGATGTCAAGGACGGGGTGACGGTCAAAGGAGTCAACTTCATGAATCTGCAGGAGGTGGGCGACCCTCCCGAGATGGCCGCCGCCTATGAAGCCCAGGGAGCGGATGAGATAGTCTTCTTGGACATTTCGGCCTCGGCCGAAGGACGCAAGACCCTGATGCACGTGGTGGAGAAGACCGCCGAGCGCCTCTTCATCCCCCTGACGGTGGGAGGAGGGATACGCAGCCGGGAGGACATGCGCACCGCCCTAAATGCAGGGGCGGATAAAGTATCGATCAACACCATAGCCGTCCAGCGACCGGAGGTCATCAGGGAGTGCGCCGAGGACTTTGGCAGCCAATGCGTGGTGGTGGCCATCGATGCCAAGCGCGAGGGGTCTAGCTGGAAGGTCTACACCCACGGGGGCAGGAAGCGAACCGAGCTGGATGCCATCGAGTGGGCGGTGAGGGCGCAGGAGCTGGGGGCAGGGGAGATACTGCTCACGAGCATGGACGCTGACGGCACCAAGGATGGATATGACATCCCTTTGACGGAGAAGGTGGCGGAGGCCGTGGACATCCCCGTGATAGCCTCAGGGGGATGTGGCAGCGCCGAGCACATATTCCAAGTGCTCAAATGCACTAAGGCGGAGGCAGCTTTGGCCGCCTCCATATTCCACTATGGCGAGCTCACGGTGGGCCAGGTGAAGAGCTATTTGCGGGAGAGGGGAGTGAGGGTGAGATGACGGAGCTCAAGTTCGATGAGAAGGGACTCATACCCGTCATAGTCCAGGATGCCCTGACCTCAGAGGTCCTGATGATGGCCTACGCCAATCGCGAGGCCTACGAGAAGATGCTGCAGACCGGACGCACTCATTTCTATTCTCGCTCCCGGGGAAAGCTGTGGATGAAGGGAGAGACCTCAGGACATGTGCAGGACATAGTTTCCATGCAGGTCGATTGCGACCGCGACTGCTTGCTGGTGCGCGTGAGACAGACGGGTGTGGCGTGCCATTTGCAGCGCCCTAGCTGCTTCCAGGATCTGGTATACGGCGAGCTGGAGGGCACTTCCGCCATAATCCCCGAGCTGCAGAGGGTAATAAAGGAGAGGAAGGAAAGTCCGAAGGAGGGCAGCTACACCAACTCCTTACTCGCCAACGAGGACAAGATGCTCAAGAAGGTGGTAGAGGAAGCAGCGGAGGTGGCCTTGGCCTGCAAGTCGCAGGACCAAGAGGCGCAGCACCGGGAGGTGGCGGACCTCATATATCATCTGATGGTGGTGTTGGAGGGAAAGGGTGTGGATATGGAAGGGGTGTACCGCGTGTTGTGGCAGAGGAGGAAGTGAGATGAGGATCGATCTCCACACCCACACCCTCCTCTCCGACGGAGAGCTCATCCCCATCGAATTGGCCAGGCGTGCGGCGGTGAAGGGACATAGCGCCCTAGCGGTAACCGACCATGCCTCCCTCTCCAATCTGGAGAGATTGATAACAGAAGCCCGGAGAGACGTGGAGCTGGCCTCGGATTATGGCCTGGACCTCCTAGTGGGGGTGGAGATAACGCATGTCCCGGCTAGGCAGATAGACAGGGTGGTCAAGGAAGCTAGGAGGAGGGGAGCGGAGATCATCGTCATACATGGCGAGACGGTAAGCGAGCCGGTGGAGAAGGGCACTAACCTGGCAGCCGTATCCAACCCAGAGGTGGACATATTGGCGCATCCCGGATTCATAACCCAGGAGGAGGCCGAATTGGCGGAGAGGAACGGGGTGGCCTTGGAGATCACCGCCCGGCGCTCACACAATCCCACCAACGGCCACGTGGCCCTCATGGCCATGAAAGCCGGAGCCATGATGGTGATAAACACCGACGCCCATTCCCCCTCCGACCTGATCGACCAGGAAGGGGCGCTCATGATAGCGCGCGCCGCCGGCCTGCCAGAAGAGGAGGCCAGGAAGGCGGTGCAAATCACACCGAAAGAATTGGTCAGGAGGGCAAGGTCATGAAGGTGATGAAGTTCGGAGGGTCTTCGCTCAAAAGCGGAGAGGCCATGAAGCGGGTGTGCCGCATCATAGCCGCGGACGAGGAGCTGAAGGTGGTGGTGGTGTCCGCCCTGTCCGGGGTGACGGAGGAGCTCATTCAATTCATGGGGCAGCTGCGCAAGGAGGACGAGATCGAGGCCTTCATAAAAGGGATGGAAGAAAAGCACATCTCTCTTCTTAGGGACAGCGTCTCATCGGAAACGATAAGAAAGGAGGCCTGCGCCAAGATCAAGGACAAGCTCACCCGCCTAGAGCGGGCGCTGTACGGCTTCGTCTATCTGGAAGAGCTGACGCCTAGGACCAAGGATATAATCCAATCATTGGGAGAGAGACTTTCCGTGGTTTTGGTGGCCGCGACCTTGCAGGACATGGGAGTTAAGGCGGTGGCCATCGATGCCGACGAGCTGGGCATAATCACTGACGGTGTATATGGAGGAGCGAGCGCGTTGCTCGATGCCACGGCCAAGAACATCTGCCCCCGCATCCGCCACATGTTCGACAGGGGCGAGACCCCTGTGGTCACGGGGTTCTTCGGCCGTACTCCCGAGGGACATGTGACCATCTTCGGACGCAACGGCTCCGATTACTCTGCAGCGGTTATCGCCAACGCCCTGAACGCCGATTCTTTGGAGATATGGAAGGATGTCGACGGCTTCATGTCCGTGGACCCTAAGATCGTAAAAGAGGCGGTGCCTTTGGACACTTTGTCCTACGACGAGGCCGCCGAGCTATCCTACTTTGGGGCACAGGTATTGCATCCCCGCACGGTGGAACCGGCGCGCATGAAGAACATAACCATCTATGTCAAGAACGTCTTCAAGCCTGAACTGAGAGGCACGGCCATCAAGCCCTCGGGGGTGCAGAAGGCCCAGGGCATAAAGTCCATTTCCTTCATGAAGAACATGGCCATCATCAAGATCTACGGTGCAGGAGCGGGCTATAAGACAGGCGTCATCTCGGAGATATCCAGCAAGCTCACCGAGGCGGACGTTAACATCTATTCCGCCGCCACCTCTCAGACCTGTGTGGCCTTCCTCATCTCCAAGAACGACCTGGCCATGGCGCAAAAGGCGCTGGAGGCCTCGAAAAGAGGGGTGATAGAGAGGATAGAGACGGTGGACGACATCGCCCTCTTGTGCGTAGTAGGAGAGGGGTTGGGGTACGAGAAAGGCATCGCGGCTCGCGTCTTCACCGCCGTGGCCCGGGAAGGCGTGAGCGTGAACATGATCTCTGCTGGTGCCTCGCTGGTGGCGTACCATTTCACCGTAGACCGGAAGGACCTGGAAAGGACCACGAGGGCGATCCACAAGGAGTTCTTCGGGGGGTGAGGCGAAGCTGGGGAGAGCGCCGAACCCTTCAGCTCAAGGGTCCATCATTGACTTGACGTAGAGGGCCGACCGCCTTGTCAGGAGAAGCCGCTGACCCCGTTGGAGCCTGAGATAAGGAGGTGGAATCAAGTTTGGCTCTGGGCGGCAGGATCATGACGGCCGGCCCTGGATGATACTATGCTTCGATTTAAGTTGGATGTATCATCCAACTATTGTAATTTATTGG
This sequence is a window from Methanomassiliicoccales archaeon. Protein-coding genes within it:
- a CDS encoding winged helix-turn-helix domain-containing protein; the encoded protein is MQALETSSLLTEEYSIKVLVATMGLPKSVNELSEKLGIPIAACYRRIRSLEKAGLLYCVDRGLTQKGKRVSLYKAKIKNGMILLEKNKVRVKLDMIDGSVESYDYDALTSSPSKESEKPIGTRCD
- the hisG gene encoding ATP phosphoribosyltransferase; translated protein: MTLRLAVPNKGRLSERSVQILRQAGLEIEDSEERKLFANVKARDVAVMFVRASDIVSFVAKGAVDVGITGKDLVLEAGLDVKTVYDLNFGHCRLSVAAPESSGIEKVEDIKDGSVVATSFPSMTRKYFEKQGKKVEITTISGAAEVTPHIGVADLIVDLVSSGSTLKVNHLKEVAVIARSNAVVIVNPESYQRKRDEIEELVSAIESVENAANKKYLMADVPVKSLEAVRKYFPGIAGPTVMNIAGRDDVVAVHVVIDKDKAYEAITRLKRLGATGILIVPIDRMVP
- the hisC gene encoding histidinol-phosphate transaminase produces the protein MRDIPLYYNPKVSGLRMDTSTNPLGANPAAREALRECMEMDLNQYPSPYSDALRSALGELYHLPPEDFVVGNGSDEALDIIFKSFVEPGESVVLPYPGYSLHSFFVKVNAGRPVFIDLTEDFQLDVDALNRAGGKVLLLCNPNNPTSNTFRNDDIEALIESVPERIVVVDEAYGEFAGKSFIPRVEDYENVIVTRTFSKAYALAGMRIGYAVSNPELAGVMQRVKIPYSLNRVSEAVAIKALKDQDFLRRSVEVVNQGRRQLEHGLTALGFHAFPSEANFILFRGDVDHRELVESLARKGVMIRDFGDRRRLENCVRTTIGTAWMNDLLLSKLEEVLRECQ
- the hisH gene encoding imidazole glycerol phosphate synthase subunit HisH; the protein is MPVSMAIADYGVGNLHSIRKALEICGAKPYIVRDMEELLGAECIVLPGVGAFDKAMERLLPVRDRLLERLEDATPCLGICIGMQILFESSQEGGSPGLGFYKGKVVRLKAERVPHMGWNSVRSEDRIMDGIPSPYFYFAHSYHGMPSEDITIGSTDYFGQVPTLFLKGNTYGTQFHPEKSSLSGMRFLRNFVDFAEACL
- a CDS encoding 1-(5-phosphoribosyl)-5-[(5-phosphoribosylamino)methylideneamino] imidazole-4-carboxamide isomerase, with the protein product MMVLPAVDILEGRVVQLVGGKPGTEQIVLPDPVEVALDWERKGAPMIHVIDLDGAFGKGGNPHIIRKMLQSLRIPMQIGGGVRSTAIVDQYLEWGAARVIVGTRAISDPNWLREIAQRHPGKIVLALDVAKGQLQVKGWQESARIALEQIFELIRPLPLAAVLHTDVDVEGRAQGINAKEVRSFVERCPHKVIASGGIKDLDDIKALESLGVGAAVAGIALYTKRIDPADIWRRGR
- a CDS encoding imidazoleglycerol-phosphate dehydratase, whose amino-acid sequence is MKRESIVERKTRETEIRIELNIDGKGKAEVELEDQFLRHMLESLAKYASWDLRVKGKGDNEHHLLEDVAIVLGMALKESIGEGPIERIASATVPMDDALITVALDLIDRPYVDIECPNALYHHFLRSLAMSSGMTLHVVRIRGFDEHHLVEASVKALGLALRSALRPRDRLLSTKSQPKVRRS
- the hisF gene encoding imidazole glycerol phosphate synthase subunit HisF; the encoded protein is MLTKRIIPCLDVKDGVTVKGVNFMNLQEVGDPPEMAAAYEAQGADEIVFLDISASAEGRKTLMHVVEKTAERLFIPLTVGGGIRSREDMRTALNAGADKVSINTIAVQRPEVIRECAEDFGSQCVVVAIDAKREGSSWKVYTHGGRKRTELDAIEWAVRAQELGAGEILLTSMDADGTKDGYDIPLTEKVAEAVDIPVIASGGCGSAEHIFQVLKCTKAEAALAASIFHYGELTVGQVKSYLRERGVRVR
- the hisIE gene encoding bifunctional phosphoribosyl-AMP cyclohydrolase/phosphoribosyl-ATP diphosphatase HisIE — protein: MTELKFDEKGLIPVIVQDALTSEVLMMAYANREAYEKMLQTGRTHFYSRSRGKLWMKGETSGHVQDIVSMQVDCDRDCLLVRVRQTGVACHLQRPSCFQDLVYGELEGTSAIIPELQRVIKERKESPKEGSYTNSLLANEDKMLKKVVEEAAEVALACKSQDQEAQHREVADLIYHLMVVLEGKGVDMEGVYRVLWQRRK
- a CDS encoding histidinol phosphate phosphatase domain-containing protein; translated protein: MRIDLHTHTLLSDGELIPIELARRAAVKGHSALAVTDHASLSNLERLITEARRDVELASDYGLDLLVGVEITHVPARQIDRVVKEARRRGAEIIVIHGETVSEPVEKGTNLAAVSNPEVDILAHPGFITQEEAELAERNGVALEITARRSHNPTNGHVALMAMKAGAMMVINTDAHSPSDLIDQEGALMIARAAGLPEEEARKAVQITPKELVRRARS
- a CDS encoding aspartate kinase, with the translated sequence MKVMKFGGSSLKSGEAMKRVCRIIAADEELKVVVVSALSGVTEELIQFMGQLRKEDEIEAFIKGMEEKHISLLRDSVSSETIRKEACAKIKDKLTRLERALYGFVYLEELTPRTKDIIQSLGERLSVVLVAATLQDMGVKAVAIDADELGIITDGVYGGASALLDATAKNICPRIRHMFDRGETPVVTGFFGRTPEGHVTIFGRNGSDYSAAVIANALNADSLEIWKDVDGFMSVDPKIVKEAVPLDTLSYDEAAELSYFGAQVLHPRTVEPARMKNITIYVKNVFKPELRGTAIKPSGVQKAQGIKSISFMKNMAIIKIYGAGAGYKTGVISEISSKLTEADVNIYSAATSQTCVAFLISKNDLAMAQKALEASKRGVIERIETVDDIALLCVVGEGLGYEKGIAARVFTAVAREGVSVNMISAGASLVAYHFTVDRKDLERTTRAIHKEFFGG